The DNA region CTTCCAGGCACCGATTCGCTTCATTTATGGTTACAATCTCGATCCGTACCCCGACGAGAAGGACAGCGATTTCCAGTTCTCGATCGGGACGACTTTTTAATTCAATGCAGTGGAGGACATGAACATGTTTCGTTTGGCGATTCGTACAACGGTATTGGCCGCGGTCGCGCTGGCGCTTGCGCTCCCGGCGGCAGCGCAAACCCAGGTCGCGGTGATTGATGTGCAGCGGGTAGTCACCGAGTCCGATCCGGGCAAGGAAGTGATGCAGAATCTGAGGGCCCTGTCGGATGCCAAGGCCCAGGAAGGACAGGCTCTTCAGCAAGAGCTCGCGTCACTCCAGGATCAGTTCAACAAGCAGCGGTTCACGGTTTCCGAAGAGCGTCAGACCGAGATGAGCAAGGAGATCGAGGACAAACAGATCGCGATTCGCCGATTTCAGGATGATGCGCAGCGCGAGCTTCAGGAAGCCCAGCGGCGTGAATTGGGCGGCCTTGAAGAGAAGATCCTGCCGATCATTAACCAGGTCGGTCAAGAGCGCGGCCTGACCCTCATTTTCAACAAGTTCCAGTCCGGTCTCGTATACGCCGACGAGGCAGTCGACATCACGGATCAGGTGATCACGAGGTTTAACACAACGCAGTGAGCTCGAGCATCAAACTCGCAGACCTCGGTCAGCAGCTCGGCGCCGATGTGGTCGGCGACGGGCAGCTGGAAATCTGCGGTGTCAGGCCTCTTGATTCCGCCGGGGAGGAGCATCTGAGCTTCCTCCACAACCCGAAGTACGTCGACGAAGCGAAATCTTCGAAGGCTGGGGCGATTCTTGCGGCCGACCCCGAGATCCTGCCTGGGCGCAATGTGTTGGTCTGTCCGGAGCCGTACCTCGCTCTGGCGCACGCACTCGAGATATTCCACCCGGTGGCACGCCCGGAGCCCGGTGTTCATCTATCGGCCGTGGTAGCCGACACGGTCTCGCTGGGTGAGGGAGCGAGCGTTGGGCCGCTGGTGTCAATTTCGGCTGACTCAAAAATAGGCGACCGGAGCGCTGTCGGAGCGGGATGTGTCCTTGGCCGGGGCGTCGAGATCGGAATCGATTGCATCCTTCACCCGCGAGTCGTGGTCGAAGACAACTGCCGGATCGGGGACCGGTGCATCATTCATTCCGGGACCGTGATCGGTTCGGATGGCTATGGATTCGCGACCGTTGCGGGGATCCACCACAAGGTGCCTCAGGTGGGGGTTGTGGTCGTTGAGGACGACGTGGAACTCGGCGCGAACGTCTGCGTAGACCGTGCAGCCCTTGGAGAAACAAGGATCGGCAAGGGCACCAAGGTGGACAATCTGGTGCAGATAGCGCACAACGTCGAGGTCGGCGAACACTGTCTTTTGGTGGCTCAGACCGGGATCTCCGGTTCGACCCGCATTGGCCACCATGTTGTGTTTGCGGGCCAGTCGGGGTGCTCTGGCCACCTGAATATCGGTAACGGCGCCGTTTTGACAGCTCGGGCTGCGGCATACAGGGATGTCCCGGACGGGGCGACTGTGTCCGGTGCGCCAGCGCGGCCGCATCGTGAATGGCTGAAGGCCAACGCGAATCTGCAGCGCCTCGACAGCCTGCGCGAGAAGGTCAAGCAACTCGAAGCGCGGATCGCCGAGCTGGAGGAAAGCTCATGAAGGACATATCAGAGATCCTGTCGGTGATGCCGCACCGCTACCCGTTCCTGCTCGTCGACCGGGTGCTCGAAATGGACGACACGAAGATCCGTGCAGTCAAAAACGTCACCGTCAACGAGCCGCACTTTGTCGGCCATTTTCCTGAGGTACCGGTGATGCCGGGTGTCCTGGTGGTTGAGGCCATGG from Acidobacteriota bacterium includes:
- the lpxD gene encoding UDP-3-O-(3-hydroxymyristoyl)glucosamine N-acyltransferase gives rise to the protein MSSSIKLADLGQQLGADVVGDGQLEICGVRPLDSAGEEHLSFLHNPKYVDEAKSSKAGAILAADPEILPGRNVLVCPEPYLALAHALEIFHPVARPEPGVHLSAVVADTVSLGEGASVGPLVSISADSKIGDRSAVGAGCVLGRGVEIGIDCILHPRVVVEDNCRIGDRCIIHSGTVIGSDGYGFATVAGIHHKVPQVGVVVVEDDVELGANVCVDRAALGETRIGKGTKVDNLVQIAHNVEVGEHCLLVAQTGISGSTRIGHHVVFAGQSGCSGHLNIGNGAVLTARAAAYRDVPDGATVSGAPARPHREWLKANANLQRLDSLREKVKQLEARIAELEESS
- a CDS encoding OmpH family outer membrane protein, which produces MNMFRLAIRTTVLAAVALALALPAAAQTQVAVIDVQRVVTESDPGKEVMQNLRALSDAKAQEGQALQQELASLQDQFNKQRFTVSEERQTEMSKEIEDKQIAIRRFQDDAQRELQEAQRRELGGLEEKILPIINQVGQERGLTLIFNKFQSGLVYADEAVDITDQVITRFNTTQ